Below is a genomic region from Vibrio mimicus.
AAGCACCTGAAATCAGGTGCTTTTCAGGGGAGTCGAGTTGGCTCTGTACTCAGCGATTGCTGATGTAGAGTGTCACTTCCATGCCCAAACGCAGTTCTTTAAAAGTGGGTTTTTTCCACATTGGCCGAATCTCCATTTCAGTGAGTATGCTCAGTAAGAGTAACCACCGTGGCTTTAACTTCACATCCTACTTTGTGATGAAAACACTCCTTCTTTACAGAGGCTATGGAGTGAGGGTTTGTACGGGGATGTCATTCTGTGGTGGTGGGCGTCGCTTTTTCCCGTAGCGTTGGACTACGCAGCGTTGTGGATCGTGGTAGATCACGCTGCATTCTAAACACTGGACACACTCGTTGTAATCGATCTGCCCATCCTCTCGAATTGCGTTTACACCACAAGATTTGGCGCACAGTTGGCAAGGTGTGCCGCACTCTTTTTTTCTGTCTAACCAGCTGAATAGGCGCAATCGGCCTAAAATGGCTAGCCCTGCGCCAAGTGGGCAAAGATAGCGGCAGTAAACTTTATGAATCTTGCTCGCGAGTAACAATAAGATCAGCGCGTAAGCCACAAAAGCCCATTCGCGTTGAAACAAAAGGGTGACCGCGGTTTTAAACGGCTCCAATTCCGACAAGCGTTCTGCCGTTGTTAATGAGACAAAACTTAGCCCGACTAAAGCAAGCAGGACGAAGTATTTGAGCGAGATTCCGACTCGGTGCCAAGGTTTTGGAATGCGCCATTGACGGATTGAAAACTGCTTGGCCAACCATGCCACCATCTCTTGCAATGCGCCAAACGGGCAGAGCCAGCCACAAACACACCGCGCCCCCACAAAAATAAGCTGACAAAAGTAAACGACCATAGAATAAAAATGATCGGGTCGAGCAGAAACAGGGTGATATCAAACCCATTTTTTAACGCCAATAAAAGGGTGTAGATATTCACCACTGAAAGTTGCCCTTGAGTATAAATACCTATCACGCCATACACATAGAGCAGTGCGACTGCCCGCCATTGCGCGAAATATTGTTGTTGCACGAGCCAACGGCGCTGCAGGATAAATAAGGCGGAAATCACGCAGAGGTAGCCAACAATCAGGGCGATTTCTAGGCTGCGTTGCTGCCATAGCTTTTGCCAAAGCGGGATCGCCACTTGGGGGGGCGCACTGGCCTGCCATAGTGAAGCAGGCAAAGAGTAGTTTGCGCTGAGATAACGGTACTCCGTTTGCATAAATCCCGCGCGCGTAGGGAATCGCACGCTTAACGTCAGCGGTTGTGAAGGATCAAAACCACTGCTGCTTTTAATGCGCAGCACTTTCAGCCATTGTCGATCGTTGGGGCTGAGGGTAACGGGGCCTTGGGCGAGCTGCTCGGGTTGCACACTGTAAAAATCGGTATCACGCAGTGCAATGGGCGAGCCTTGTTGGCTAAGGCTAAAACGCACGGGTGACGTTCCTGCAACAAACTGAGGCGAGAGCGGTGAATAGTCCCCTAAGTTACCGAGTAGTAAGGCAATGTCTTGAGAACCCATTTCACGCAAAAGCCTTGCGTATTCCTCTTCTCCCTGTAAATTTTTGCCTACCAAGGCGGGGGAAAGAACGGCAAAGATCACATCAAACGTTGGCGTAAGGTCGGGATTTTCCTCTTGCCACTGCGCAGTCACGTCTTCGGGGCTGATTTGCAGCTGTTCAGCAAAGGAAGCGAGTGGCACTTGCCAACGATAAAGTAATCCCTGCTGTTGCATCTGCTCGTAATTGAGTGCTTGATAGGGTTCAAGGTTGAGCTGCGCACCGGAAGAGGGAGCAAAGCCACTTAAGGTATGACGTGCTACATTCAGGGCGGAAGCGAGTATGGTGTCATTAATCACCATGATGGAAACGGTGGCCTTGGTCACGCCATCAAACAACAGTGTGTTCGGATCAGCATTCTGGTGAGCTTTCGTATCAATGATGATCCGCTTATGTAGACTCTGATTGAGGTATTGAGTGATGAATTCTTGCAAAGGCTCTTCACCCAGCCCGTGTAAGAAAATCGGCTCGTGATGACGAACTAAAGTGATGCCGCGGATCACCCCTTGAGTATCTAATCCAATCCGTAAGTTAATCGTTTCGCCTGAAAAACCGGGAAAGTGAGTCATATCATCCGTTTCAAACACGTACCCGAGCAGCTCGTTAAGTTGGTAAACCGGAATCGCAGGGACTTCGCTAAGTTTGGCTTTTTGACGAGTGGCTGTCGGGAAAAGAGCGCGAGCTTCAGGGCTTAGTTCTTGCCACTCATCGGCGAAAACCGGATGAGTGGAAGCCAATAAAAGCAGGATCAACAGAAAGAATAGAGCGAGAGCTCGCAGGAACTCTCGCGGTAGGTGTGGCTGATTAGAAGAAGCCGAGTGGATTGATGTCATAACTCACCAAGAGGTTCTTGGTTTGTTGATAGTGATCCAACATCATTTTGTGGGTCTCACGACCAATGCCTGATTTTTTATAACCACCAAAGGCGGAGTGTGCGGGATAGAGGTGATAACAGTTGGTCCACACGCGGCCAGCTTGAATCGCTCGGCCAACGCGATAGGCGCGGTTCACATCACGTGTCCATAGACCAGCACCTAAACCGTACTCGGTGTCGTTAGCAATTCGAATCGCCTCCGCTTCATCTTTGAAGGTGGTTACGCTGATCACTGGTCCAAAAATCTCCTCTTGGAACACGCGCATCGCGTTATGGCCTTTCAAAATGGTTGGCTGAATGTAGTAACCCCCACCAAAATCAGCGGCAGAGCCACCGAGCAGCACTTCAGCGCCTTCTTGGCGACCGATATCTAGATAGCTTTTGATTTTCACGTACTGTTCATCAGAGGCTTGTGCACCCACTTGCGTTTCAGTATCCAGCGGGTTGCCGTGGCGAATGCTTTTCGCTTTAGCGAGTACGCGTTCCATAAAGCGATCGAAAATATCTTCTTGAATCAGTAGTCGTGATGGACAGGTACACACTTCGCCTTGGTTGAAGAAAGCCAGTACCGCACCTTCTGCTGCTTTTTCGATGAAGGCTTCTTCTTGATCCATGATATC
It encodes:
- the pqqA gene encoding pyrroloquinoline quinone precursor peptide PqqA, which encodes MWKKPTFKELRLGMEVTLYISNR
- a CDS encoding 4Fe-4S binding protein translates to MAKQFSIRQWRIPKPWHRVGISLKYFVLLALVGLSFVSLTTAERLSELEPFKTAVTLLFQREWAFVAYALILLLLASKIHKVYCRYLCPLGAGLAILGRLRLFSWLDRKKECGTPCQLCAKSCGVNAIREDGQIDYNECVQCLECSVIYHDPQRCVVQRYGKKRRPPPQNDIPVQTLTP